Below is a window of Pleurodeles waltl isolate 20211129_DDA chromosome 4_1, aPleWal1.hap1.20221129, whole genome shotgun sequence DNA.
tatgaaaactgctttgtgcattaatttattcaaaaccTGAAAGGTAAAACAAAGGAAACCAACGTCAAAGGATAACCTATTCAGCAACAGTTATCTTTAATCACTGTACCTGATAGGTTGTTATATAACCTCGTGAGAACGCCATACAAGAACGATTGTGActaatgcccaaatgtgccttagtgaatacacacaaaaacatctagAGTGCTGATAGAAAACTTAAATTTTGCtcaccctccaagtattactggtgggctcCCTCAGGGAGATAGCAGGCTCTAAATTCCATTATGAACTGAATATATGCatacacaaagagagaaagaacagtTTAAAAAACCGTATGATAATTGGTAGGATTATTACCTTATCATAGACATGTCACTACTTGCCTCTCATGCAAAATATAGTTGGTGAATTATATTCAAACCGCTAGCGGTTTCCATGATATCTGTGACCAGTCTATTCTGAATTGTAGGTCTTGTAAGAAAATCCTAGGAACATTGGTAACAATGAGACCGTTTGGTGAAATATTGGCCCTTAGGTATTCGGTCATGATAGTGCCGTGTAAGACGGTCTTAAGAAGCTCTTTTTTCAAGGCAGATAGTTTCGTCCAATCTTCTCTTGTGCCGCTAGAGGGACCGCTATTCTCGTCCCCTAGTATGGAAGGAGTCTGCAGGATCTCCTGCACCACActatcatcaaagctgagaccttgtAGGTCAGACATATTTACTACCAGGTATAGTCAACCAGGTTAGTCTTATATGAAAAGCCCCGTAGCCAAAAGGCTACTCTAAATCATCAATTTCAAAAAAGGAGGGGCAGAACGGGAGATTTGGAGAAAAAACGAataactcctggtccagtgtgtatttctcccaattatatactccacaaagtatacacacagttccaaaatcagagaaaaaagatcgagggttatagtagtaaagacaggtttccagagacaaaaaagggggggggagcaatatgctcgaagcaagagccctcacccaaATTGAAGTCTATTTGAGCACCAACGAATACACACAGGTTTAAAgccctttcactgcaccaggtgcGATGAACATCTCACACAAAAGCCTACTCTCCTACAGCATCAAATAATCCACACATGACTAAGGgaatatcactgcaatgtttgtgaAAAAAGCTTTAATCATAGGTGAACTTTTGTTTGTCATGAACGAATACACTTAGGAGTGAAGCATCATCAGTGCTCACAGTGTGAGAAAAGCTTTACTCGAAAGTCAACTCTTGGAGTTCATCTAAAAGTGCAAACGGGGTGAAGCCCTTCCCCTGTACTGAATGTGAAAAGACCTTTACTGAGAGATGAATCTGATTGCGCATCGAAGAATACACGCAGGAGCgaggccattcactgcagtgaTTGTGGGAAAACCTTTGCTCGAAAGTTGGGTCTTGTCGAGCACAAAGTGACACTCGCAGGAGCGAAGCCGTTTCATTCCAGCGAGTAAGAGAAACACTTAACTCAAAGGTCAGATCTTACAAGCCACCATAAAATACACACTGGATGAAGACCATTTTTAgtctgaaatgggaccttgtggaGCTTGTGAGAATGCACAAATGGTGAGGCAGCTGTGATGCCCAGCGAAGCTTCAGAATTGGCAAGTATAGGACATTAATTGTATTACCGCGtatttatgttggggttcttgtaatCATTTAAGACATGCACTGTCCCTTCATTGGATCTCCTCCACTGCCTCAAAGAGTGACCATGGCATTCTTAAAAGCCTGAAATGATGATAAAGTTATTACTTTAGCAAAATTGCCTGCAGCTAGTTGTTTTTATATATGTTAATGAAGGAACTTTTCAGTGTTGATTCATTTGATTCAACAACAGCAGACAAGCagtattgtttttaaatgtttggccCTTTGCTGTGCAGAGCGCACTCTTATGTCATTGTGGTGCAGAAAGTGTGACCAACCTCTTGAGACACCAGAGGATTTCCTAGCACCCCAATACAATGGACACAGTAAAATCAACTTTCATCTATTTTGCACTATATTTCTCTTGGATACAAACGTAATGCCAATCCTAAACCTAAAATGAACCTTCAACAAACACCCAAGGCCGTTTTCTGTAAATGTGTCACTAATACACACAACAAGGCAACACATTTGTACTGTTGACCTTTTTCCTAATAGGAATGAATGGAGTAAATATATAAAGCTACAGTCCATATTACATAATTACCTTTGTGAAGGCACAATTATGGAAGCGAATTGTTAAACCCTTACATTATTTGTCTGTTTGTATTTCATCAGGAGTGTAgaaagaagttttttttattttaaaagaagaaaacCTGGTTCATGAGTAACCTTTGTTATGAGGAAATGTAAAAAGTAATTGATTTTGCATTGTTTTGCACTTTGTGAAGTGAAAACTAGGTCAAAATTGTTATGCTCTATTTTATACACTGGTTCAAACTTTGATTTGGTCTGCTAAACCagtgtaaatcagggccacagatctgctttttagttgataacttgaaaatatacagctcatgtgacaaacaTGTGAAGTTAAGCTCCAAAGTATTTCAACCTctccaaaaacataaaaattaagttTGATACTGGGaaatataaaaaagtaataatTACAGAGGGAGTTGAACATCCATCTCTAGAATACTTTTACTATAATAGAAATGGAGTAAGATGGGGTCACAAATATATTGCAACAGGCTATGGGTTAAAGGTAGATCCTCAGTAAATCCTGGGAATGCAGCAAGCGGGGAAGGGGTGGTGAGGAAAAATATATCAGCAGTGGGGATAAAGATGTCAGTGGTGGAGAAAAAGAtgtcagcggtgggataaagataTCAGTGGTGGGGATAAagatgtcagcggtggggataaagatgtcagcggtgggataaagataTCAGTGGTGGGGATAAAGATGTCAGCGGTGGGATAAGGATATCAGTGGTGGGGATAAAGATGTGAGTGGTGGGATAAAGGTGTCAACTGGGGATGAAGATGTCAGTGGTGGGGATAAAGATGTGAGCGGTGGGATAAAGGTGTCAGCGGGGATTAAGATGTCTGTGGTGGGGATAAGGATGTCAGTGGTAGAGATAAAGGTGTCAGCGGTGGGGATAAAGATGTCAGAGGTGGGGATAAGGATGTCAGTGGTGGGGATAAGGATGTCAGCAGTGGGGATAAagatgtcagcggtggggataaagatgtcagcggttgggataaggatgtcagcggtggggataaggatgtcagcggtggggataaggatgtcagcggtggggataaggatgtcagcggtggggataaatatgtcagcggtggggataaaTATGTCAGCAGTGGGGATAAGgatgtcagcggtggggataaggatgtcagcggtggggataaggatgtcagcggtggggataaagatgtcagcggtggggataaggatgtcagcggtggggataaagatgtcagcggtggagataaagatgtcagcggtggggataaaGATGTCAGCAGTTGGGATAAGGATGTCAGCAGTGGGGATAAGgatgtcagcggtggggataaaTATGTCAGCGGTGGGGATATATATGTCAGCGGTGGGGCtaaggatgccagtggtggggataAGGATGTCAACGGTGGAGATAAAGATGTCAGCGATGGGGCTAAGGATGTCAGTGGTGGGGATAAagatgtcagcggtggggataaGGATGTCAGCGGTGGAGACAAGGATGTCAGCGATGGGAATAAGGATATCAGTAATGACGTATCTTGTAGGACAACAAAGAATGATGCTGCAAATATTTCATACAATTAGGTATGTATTATCAGGCACTGGGTGTTTCATCAGCACCATTTTCTTTTCAATGAGATTGTAACATCAATCCcttttaaaaattcactgaaaatgttAAAGTTAATTCTGAATAACAGATGCAACTGTTAGCAAGACGTCCAACATGAGATTAAAATGAGTATGAAGATCTTGTGTATTCATTCATGTGAATAATGCAGGATAAAATCCAATCTTTTCTTCATATTTATCCTGCGATTCAGGACCATGAATCTCCGGATGTATTGCAGTATCGTGATCACTAATTCTTTATACAACCATCACTCAATCACTTTGTTATCTAGGCAGTGTATATTATGCCCACTGAAACATTCGTCTTTAACAGCGCGCTGAAAAGAGATATTGGGGCAATTTAGGGCCACCTCGTATCCTGGCTGAGCGAGTGGCtgaaaggagagaaagaagcaATAGGGGTACTCACTGTTGCAAATTTATGAAAGTTAATATAGTGATACCAAGGTAGAATGGTTTCCGGGAGGTAATGTTGTGACTGCACAGAAATGTCCCTGTTTCCTTGTAGGACTAATAGTCTTGTGAGTTAACAGTCTAGTTTCCACTGGTTAATAGTAGCAATTAAAATAATTTAGCCAGGGAGAGAAAACAAATCCTACAGACTGCATTAAGGATgttgcagtcacaaaaaagtcaatatACAGAGTCCAGGTGAAGAAAAATACAGAGGCTCCCATAAGCTAATTCCAATTCTTAGTTAAATCTGAATATTCCTAATTGCTGTTCAGTGATGCTCCAGAATCTGTAATAATGTCTCCCTAGAGAAATAATGGAATTTTCAAATGCCAAATAACTAAATCAAGAGTCCAACAAAACAGCAGGTGCATTCAGATTGGCCAGTGCTGATTTAAGGTTAGCATTCTTCTAGTTTGAGATTGTACAACGATTCTAGTGTCATGCTGTCAACTTGTGCATGTATGTCCAAAATATCCCTCTAGGAAGTGCAGGTTTTTTCTACCTGCCTCttccctgttgttggtgcagtcattggcccagtgtatcctttgtctctctcccccctttcttgttttgtcatcctgtcctcatgtgcttagcatcatctggtgaaggagcagaggcaccggcgatggatggAACTGCATGCCACAGGACTctcaaggcagagtccaccgatgctgagggaaccagtgggatggagggtgaagggagcaccacggcggagactggaggggacaacacagatacacagattctgatacctcctccgatgggagctccctggtgaatgcagacacctctgtgaccaccccagctgcaggtacagcggccaccccccttaccagcgtcgccctcccagtagcccctcagcgggttgccaatgcccgctcacccaggagggtgggcatctccttcaccccaggcacctcaggccctgccccagtgagccctgctgccctgagtgaggaggctattgacctcctgagatccatctatgtagggcagtcaaccattgtgaatgccatccaggggctggcatccctgatgcagcaatgcaatgcattcctggagggcattcacggtggtttggcagcccaaaagagattgattcaggctctggcctcctctctgatggcagtcattgtccttgtttccaccctccctctccaacttccacatcccagtcccaatctcctcaaccccctcCATCTCAaggacacaggcagacgagcatgcacacaagacaacacacaagagtggcacaggcaaacacaagcgccacacttcatcccataggcactcacacaaacaccattcagttgcagacacgacaacatccactgtctcaactgtctccccctcctcctcctccaccttccacacagttacgtccacactcacacctacatgcactacatcaatatccactaccagcatcatcaccacaccaagcagaacacacacctcactggcagatacttccacaacatccatgcatgcgtcccctgtgttctctcccaccgtgtctgtccacccccctcctacattacacaaacgtaagcactcagacacccaacagcaatccacctcacaacagcatacagcccatgcacctgtacccaaatccagcagacatacacctccgacgaccactccctcatcctccactcccataactcctcccgccccaacgtccctaaaaagcttttcctttcccagattgacctcttccctactccttccCCCACATCCTGCacttatgggcagggtagcaaggacacagcccagcacctcagccaaactatCCACGGGGACCTAtttgtggtggtagggataccagaccatcaacactgaaggggaagaagcctgcaacacctgggatgaaagggaagagtccagcaccagctgtgagaaaggggaaggagcctgcaccagctgtgaagaaggggaaggagcctgcacgagctgtgaggaaggggaaggagcctgcaccactaggcagagaggggaagagcccatccacccctgccaggaagggaaagggattcTCAGCCCATGACCAgaaggacaagaggcactctacgacagcagaagctgtcaggcaaacaccgccaccatcaccagctgtcacagggcccccaccacaagCTGTGGATGTCCTGCCATCACATAGGgcagggctgcccaggagcctcccacaaccaccaccagcatgcagccatcacagagtgcaggggcttcacaggagcctcccccaaccaccaccagcatgctgccatcagtcagtgcaggggctgcccaggagcctctcccaaccaccaccagcatgcagccatcaccaccggcggacgccatgtagtccaccttccaggggctactgtgcggactgccccctccagaaccagtgggcaagacacccacttgagagactgtggccttgcacttcccaggacaaagcaatgggcatgttgccccctccagaaccagtgggcttgttcccgcatctggctgaggtgctcccctcccccactgaggtgcctgcctatttgtaaactgatgcccctgcagtgctctatcCGGATGTActccaggattcgagttgggccttggactgtgccctgtgtccatgtgggccctttgaactttggagtggagtgggcagtgtcccttttttatacaagtgtacatatatgtttcatggccaaatcagattattaattttgatgttgaactgattacaatcactttcgtcaattcctgtggtccttgcattattctgccgatttttgGAGTCAAatagtttttgtagtgcagctggttatgtgtgtggtgtgtgtgtgtgaatggtgtgtgttgtgcgtgtgtgtgtcactctctttttcctcccaccctcccttgtgtgctaggcggctgtactcaccgtcattgtcttcatcggcgttggtgttccaggggggttgtagtgctttcctcttatctagtttctaagcactaacataacacaacagaaatgcacttctgaggtcaaagaagacttttattgttgttatatgaatgacgaattagtagctttccagtccgcgttaatcaaacaaaatatatcagtttgcaatatacacagcaggttatatttataagatattgaatgcaaagcaaaacaaatacttcaccgtgtaggaactatttacagctacatctttctaaggtctgcaagctgatgacccctgtcagccgcgagaaagagtttcatctaccca
It encodes the following:
- the LOC138286935 gene encoding S-antigen protein-like, whose product is MGPCGACENAQMDVSGRDKGVSGGDKDVRGGDKDVSGGDKDVSSGDKDVSGGDKDVSGWDKDVSGGDKDVSGGDKDVSGGDKDVSGGDKYVSGGDKYVSSGDKDVSGGDKDVSGGDKDVSGGDKDVSGGDKDVSGGDKDVSGGDKDVSGGDKDVSSWDKDVSSGDKDVSGGDKYVSGGDIYVSGGAKDASGGDKDVNGGDKDVSDGAKDVSGGDKDVSGGDKDVSGGDKDVSDGNKDISNDVSCRTTKNDAANISYN